From a region of the Gemmatimonadaceae bacterium genome:
- a CDS encoding DUF721 domain-containing protein, with protein sequence MTRMGDGPKRAPTKLSDVVASVLQHAGLTDRVAQASVIPEWPALVGVQIASVTEPVLLQQDGTLCVAVTTHAWMQELTLLEPQLLAALNRDPARPPIARLRWMLRR encoded by the coding sequence ATGACGCGCATGGGGGACGGCCCCAAGCGGGCGCCCACGAAGCTGAGCGATGTGGTGGCCAGCGTGCTGCAGCATGCCGGGCTCACCGATCGCGTCGCGCAGGCCAGCGTGATTCCGGAGTGGCCAGCGCTGGTGGGCGTGCAGATCGCGTCGGTCACGGAACCGGTGTTGTTGCAGCAGGATGGCACGCTCTGCGTCGCGGTGACGACGCACGCCTGGATGCAGGAACTCACGCTGTTGGAGCCCCAACTGCTGGCCGCGCTGAACCGCGATCCGGCCCGGCCGCCGATCGCCCGGCTCCGCTGGATGCTGCGCCGCTGA